The Verrucomicrobiota bacterium genome has a window encoding:
- a CDS encoding UvrB/UvrC motif-containing protein, with the protein MSDALDIRGILDAWPYDPENDARFARGTDGREILQVRLPLGIEQYELSGRPDGRVIADCESWFDFQQQRQSQAEAAHSGIRFGLKVNECAELFAEGQLYYLRYLRLFQMRDWRRTLRDTNRNLRLFDFVHRFAQREQDRFYLEQWRPYIMRLNTTAAAMIEWEALRHEAALELVRQCVEKIAALPELDLDTFKFEQERSVTALRELARQIKSTRPISEMERLEIALKEAVAKQAFEQAAVLRDQLRALRTKPEDSSPMSG; encoded by the coding sequence ATGAGTGATGCCTTGGACATTCGCGGCATTTTGGATGCCTGGCCGTATGATCCTGAAAACGACGCACGGTTTGCGCGCGGCACAGATGGGCGTGAGATATTGCAGGTGCGATTGCCGTTGGGGATCGAGCAGTACGAATTATCCGGGCGTCCGGATGGCCGGGTGATAGCGGACTGCGAATCCTGGTTTGATTTTCAACAACAGCGGCAGAGCCAGGCCGAGGCGGCGCACTCCGGGATTCGCTTTGGGCTGAAGGTCAACGAATGCGCGGAACTGTTCGCCGAGGGGCAGTTGTATTACTTGCGCTATTTGCGGCTGTTTCAGATGCGCGATTGGCGGCGCACACTGCGCGATACCAACCGCAACCTGCGCCTCTTCGATTTTGTGCATCGCTTCGCCCAGCGGGAGCAGGACCGCTTTTACCTGGAGCAATGGCGCCCGTACATCATGCGCCTTAACACCACCGCCGCCGCCATGATCGAATGGGAGGCGTTGCGGCACGAGGCGGCGCTGGAACTGGTGCGCCAATGCGTGGAGAAAATCGCCGCGCTGCCCGAGTTGGACCTGGATACCTTCAAGTTTGAACAAGAACGGTCGGTGACGGCGCTGCGCGAACTGGCCCGGCAGATCAAATCCACCCGCCCCATCTCCGAGATGGAACGCCTGGAAATCGCGCTGAAAGAGGCGGTCGCCAAACAAGCCTTCGAGCAGGCCGCCGTCCTGCGTGACCAACTCCGGGCCTTGCGAACCAAACCGGAGGATTCATCCCCAATGTCCGGGTGA
- a CDS encoding homoserine O-acetyltransferase — MSRNKRMDQGTPFSATAAGKKVETHFFNLDEQGGPMTLLSGERLEGAVLAYETYGTLNATATNAVLVFHALSGSQHAAGFNPAVPGVGALWTDECQAGWWDGFIGPGCAVDTDHFFVICCNYIGGCYGSSGPLSLNPRTGKPYLSTFPRVTLSDIVNSQMRLVDHFGIGQLHAVMGASLGGMLSLCLATRYPDRVRAVIPCATGLLVPVLSRIHNFEQIYAIESDPLFKGGDYDLKNPPRRGLAAARMIGHKSFVSLDAMAERARREIVRRNDDLAWYHLSSPIESYMLHQGAKFVKRFDANSYLRILDAWNRFDVVREAVAEDIVSVFERCKNQKYLVFTIDTDVCYWPEEQEHLVKSLEKAGIEATWITVHSDKGHDSFLLEPHLYRPFLRAALMD, encoded by the coding sequence ATGAGCCGCAATAAAAGAATGGATCAGGGCACGCCGTTTTCCGCCACCGCTGCGGGGAAAAAGGTGGAGACGCATTTTTTCAACCTGGACGAGCAGGGTGGGCCGATGACCCTCCTTTCCGGTGAACGCTTGGAAGGTGCCGTCCTCGCTTACGAGACCTATGGCACGCTCAACGCCACAGCTACCAACGCCGTCCTCGTGTTCCATGCCCTCAGCGGTAGCCAGCACGCCGCCGGTTTCAACCCTGCCGTCCCCGGTGTCGGCGCGTTGTGGACCGATGAATGTCAGGCCGGTTGGTGGGATGGTTTTATTGGGCCTGGTTGCGCGGTGGATACCGATCACTTCTTTGTCATCTGCTGCAACTACATTGGCGGCTGCTACGGCTCCTCCGGGCCGCTCTCCCTCAACCCCCGCACCGGCAAACCGTACCTCTCCACCTTCCCGCGCGTCACCCTCTCCGACATTGTCAATTCCCAGATGCGCCTGGTGGATCATTTCGGCATCGGCCAACTCCACGCCGTGATGGGCGCTTCCCTCGGCGGGATGCTTTCCCTCTGCCTGGCCACCCGGTATCCGGACCGCGTCCGCGCCGTCATCCCGTGCGCCACTGGACTCCTCGTGCCGGTCCTCTCACGCATCCATAACTTTGAACAAATCTATGCCATCGAATCCGATCCCCTCTTCAAGGGGGGCGATTACGATCTCAAGAACCCGCCGCGCCGGGGCTTGGCCGCCGCCCGCATGATTGGGCATAAATCCTTCGTCTCGCTGGACGCCATGGCTGAACGCGCACGCCGGGAGATTGTTCGCCGCAACGATGACCTCGCGTGGTATCACCTCAGCAGCCCGATTGAGAGCTACATGCTGCATCAGGGCGCCAAATTTGTGAAACGTTTCGATGCCAACAGCTACCTCCGCATCCTGGACGCTTGGAACCGCTTTGACGTTGTGCGCGAAGCCGTCGCCGAGGACATCGTTTCCGTCTTTGAACGCTGCAAGAACCAGAAATACCTCGTCTTCACCATTGATACCGACGTCTGCTACTGGCCGGAAGAACAGGAGCACCTCGTCAAATCCCTGGAAAAAGCCGGCATCGAAGCCACCTGGATCACCGTTCACTCCGATAAAGGTCACGACTCTTTCCTCCTGGAGCCGCACCTCTACCGCCCATTCCTGCGCGCCGCCCTGATGGATTGA
- a CDS encoding shikimate dehydrogenase: protein MNDVFATPLGATTRYCAVYGHPVRHSASPAMQNAGITQLNLNWRYLAFAVHPDHLRTAINGARAMKFIGLNLTVPHKLLAMDMVEVLDISAKTWGAVNTIRFEARDTDGVWRSLGDFPGDIPEDIRAHGFNTDADAITRTLRSDLGVEPSGARVLLLGAGGAGRAAALKLAADGVKELFLVNRTASKAAQIAEEIRQRYPTVAAHLGYPTQTVDFLVNATSLGLKAEDPLPWDAAQFALTRAGSVFDMIYRPAETSLLKAARAAGCRVTNGIGMLLYQGAKALEIWTGKPAPEAAMRQALLKNIYG, encoded by the coding sequence ATGAACGACGTATTTGCAACCCCGTTGGGCGCCACGACGCGTTATTGCGCAGTCTATGGGCACCCGGTGCGTCACTCGGCGTCGCCCGCCATGCAGAATGCCGGGATCACCCAACTGAATTTGAACTGGCGCTACCTTGCGTTCGCCGTACACCCGGACCATTTGCGTACCGCCATCAACGGGGCGCGCGCGATGAAGTTCATCGGGTTGAATCTCACCGTCCCGCATAAATTGCTGGCCATGGATATGGTAGAGGTGTTGGATATTTCGGCCAAGACTTGGGGCGCGGTGAACACGATTCGCTTCGAGGCGCGCGACACCGACGGCGTCTGGCGTTCCCTCGGCGATTTCCCCGGCGATATTCCCGAGGATATTCGCGCCCACGGTTTCAATACGGACGCGGACGCCATCACACGGACGTTGCGCAGCGATCTCGGTGTGGAACCCTCCGGTGCGCGTGTGTTATTATTGGGGGCGGGCGGGGCCGGGCGCGCGGCGGCGCTCAAACTGGCCGCCGATGGCGTCAAGGAATTGTTCCTGGTGAACCGCACCGCCAGCAAGGCAGCCCAGATTGCCGAAGAAATCCGGCAGCGCTATCCCACGGTAGCGGCGCACCTCGGCTATCCGACGCAAACGGTGGACTTTCTGGTCAATGCCACGTCGCTGGGATTAAAGGCGGAGGATCCCCTGCCCTGGGATGCCGCACAATTTGCGCTGACCCGCGCCGGGTCGGTGTTTGATATGATCTATCGCCCGGCAGAGACGTCCCTGCTAAAAGCCGCCCGCGCCGCCGGATGCCGCGTCACCAACGGGATTGGGATGCTGCTCTACCAAGGAGCCAAGGCGCTGGAAATTTGGACTGGCAAACCGGCTCCGGAAGCCGCCATGCGACAGGCGCTGTTAAAAAACATTTACGGTTAA
- a CDS encoding choice-of-anchor R domain-containing protein, with translation MKNMQSLLKNAAMSLVVGCGLNLATDARADVVLPAMADNEWVAYNSLNAPVTPNGTYYAERGEGVSTSGGRRGLAQQFLVTSAQGAYISAISLMMLDNGGNSSSTVDVGIYNDSGNKPGTLIGNFTGQVPGSLNDNSFQLTTFKNADSLHTIHTGAGAYWVVIKPTIDNVDAFSSIRVQDNLSTTNTYLHSGFGYSTREMVLNTSGGWSSTTGTHPLMMEITAVPEASQWAMMGITVMGAGGFYLRRRQAGQLPVQV, from the coding sequence ATGAAGAATATGCAAAGTTTACTAAAAAATGCGGCCATGTCCTTGGTGGTGGGATGTGGGTTAAATTTGGCGACTGACGCTCGGGCGGATGTGGTTCTTCCCGCGATGGCGGATAACGAGTGGGTTGCTTATAACAGTCTTAATGCGCCTGTTACCCCAAATGGCACCTATTATGCAGAAAGGGGTGAAGGAGTGTCAACCTCGGGTGGCAGACGGGGACTTGCACAACAATTTTTGGTTACTTCTGCTCAAGGGGCGTACATTTCAGCGATCTCGCTGATGATGCTTGATAATGGTGGTAATAGTAGTAGTACCGTTGATGTGGGTATTTATAACGATAGTGGTAATAAGCCGGGTACCCTGATAGGGAATTTTACCGGACAAGTTCCAGGTTCTCTTAATGATAATTCTTTTCAGTTGACTACTTTTAAAAACGCAGATAGCCTTCATACCATCCATACTGGTGCGGGCGCATACTGGGTGGTTATTAAACCTACAATTGACAATGTCGATGCTTTTAGTTCGATTAGAGTACAAGATAACTTAAGTACTACTAATACTTATCTTCATAGCGGTTTTGGGTATTCAACTAGGGAAATGGTGTTAAATACTTCAGGCGGTTGGAGTTCTACAACTGGGACGCACCCCCTCATGATGGAAATCACTGCGGTGCCCGAGGCCAGTCAGTGGGCAATGATGGGGATCACTGTGATGGGCGCGGGCGGATTTTATCTGCGCCGTCGTCAGGCTGGCCAATTGCCGGTTCAAGTCTGA
- the xrtU gene encoding exosortase U, producing the protein MPPPLKLDTELTMHLRSLAVICSGRLLDLLGVVQHTGGNVIEVPGHRLLVEEACSGINSVLFMLATCLFYTLWKRRRPVRILVCLTLTVGFVVMGNIFRITVGGWLQYKFHVDLLTGWPHEVLGLVLVVTYLGLIFSLDRLLTFLLLPATASVKPVIAPTPPVPKATVRIAPRWGQVAAVSFLVVGLAGAAVGWKRHQGALSLTAKSALRAGAAFTMPEKLLEWQRLSRDVATGHTIETTGISSHQWQFQKGNLQVTLGLDYPFSGCHDVGVCYIKSGWKFSQQRQRDAMGTDKLPIVEVQMTKDGVQHGYLLHGTVDEQGHWLQLPGFGDGNLKSRFATVKGTEPTTYRVQLLAVRYVALSPEERQQVEAFYEAARRVMWQQLASQLQP; encoded by the coding sequence ATCCCCCCGCCCCTCAAGCTCGATACTGAACTGACCATGCATTTGCGGTCATTGGCGGTGATATGCAGCGGGCGGTTGCTGGATTTGCTGGGGGTGGTGCAGCATACCGGTGGAAACGTGATTGAAGTGCCGGGTCATCGGCTGTTGGTGGAGGAGGCTTGCAGTGGCATCAATTCCGTGTTGTTCATGCTGGCGACCTGTCTATTTTATACGCTTTGGAAACGCCGGAGGCCGGTGCGCATTCTGGTCTGCCTGACTCTCACTGTGGGATTTGTCGTCATGGGTAATATTTTTCGGATTACGGTGGGCGGATGGTTGCAGTACAAATTCCATGTGGATTTGCTCACCGGCTGGCCGCATGAGGTTTTAGGTCTGGTGTTGGTGGTTACCTACCTGGGCTTGATCTTCAGTCTGGACCGCCTTTTGACATTTCTGTTGCTCCCGGCCACCGCGTCGGTAAAGCCAGTCATAGCGCCAACGCCGCCCGTGCCAAAGGCCACCGTCCGCATCGCGCCCCGGTGGGGTCAGGTGGCTGCCGTGTCGTTTCTGGTGGTGGGTTTGGCGGGGGCGGCGGTCGGATGGAAGCGGCATCAAGGCGCGTTGAGCCTGACTGCCAAAAGCGCGCTGCGCGCCGGTGCCGCCTTTACGATGCCGGAAAAGTTGCTGGAATGGCAGCGGCTCAGCCGCGATGTGGCCACCGGCCATACGATCGAGACTACCGGGATTTCGTCGCATCAGTGGCAATTCCAGAAAGGAAACTTGCAAGTGACGCTGGGCTTGGATTATCCGTTCTCGGGCTGCCATGACGTTGGGGTCTGCTACATTAAAAGCGGGTGGAAATTTTCCCAACAGCGGCAGCGGGACGCCATGGGCACAGACAAGCTGCCGATCGTGGAGGTGCAAATGACCAAGGACGGAGTTCAGCACGGCTATTTGCTGCATGGCACGGTGGATGAACAAGGTCACTGGCTGCAGTTGCCCGGTTTTGGGGATGGCAATTTGAAATCCCGCTTTGCCACGGTCAAAGGGACCGAACCAACGACCTACCGCGTGCAGTTGCTGGCCGTGCGCTACGTGGCGCTGAGTCCCGAGGAACGCCAGCAGGTCGAGGCATTCTACGAGGCGGCGCGGCGGGTTATGTGGCAACAACTGGCGAGTCAACTGCAACCCTGA
- a CDS encoding tetratricopeptide repeat protein, which produces MTIHRFLYRVKKWAQSWYETLVPQVDLPGPSFFRRFLYRAKKWVWRGHETLVPQINLPGASFFRRLRMRVVMGVKYFFSLELPDFTGTIGMPVVRWFKTRPYAILWSVLPAALSGLLLLVTGGICLQVWSPWETRVEYQAIVEQALSNKEFERARVASQRLASLGTVKDPYLYYLALSLEGLGRRQEAADVIGLLAPLSHPVLGLAHLRVAREMLQQTNISPQVLDKAITHLQHALSLDPDSLEANNMLGSIYLQSDRWDLAKGHLANAAENSPFAAVKYAAILLDKGETETAKSCAVGATRLFAKKFSQEKSFDVQRAWAMAMALTGDFEGALTRMQLAMNRSEDATYALAMGDIYLLWTQAVTRSRPDDFPTVIDLLQKGLRFAPNNSGLLNVLVKLSLRDDVKIEAARGLLNKMLAQGRSPDILHFLIGSAAWEKGDVALSKEHFQLAYQVSSSSAWVANNVAFLLAMGENPDLPRALAIINPLVEKYPNNFHFRDTRGHVQIKMGRWREGIADLEITLPKLDNPRPSHTALAQAYRALGMGDLASEHERLAHPVGTGAKDVVTGKN; this is translated from the coding sequence ATGACTATCCATCGTTTTCTGTATCGGGTAAAGAAATGGGCCCAGAGCTGGTACGAAACCTTGGTGCCCCAAGTTGATTTGCCCGGGCCGTCCTTCTTTCGTCGTTTTCTGTATCGGGCAAAAAAATGGGTCTGGCGCGGGCACGAAACTTTGGTGCCGCAAATTAATTTGCCCGGGGCATCCTTCTTTCGCCGATTGCGGATGCGGGTGGTGATGGGGGTGAAGTATTTTTTTTCGCTGGAGCTGCCGGATTTTACGGGCACGATTGGCATGCCGGTGGTCCGCTGGTTCAAGACCCGGCCCTACGCAATCCTATGGAGTGTGCTGCCGGCCGCGCTGAGCGGTTTGCTGCTGCTGGTTACCGGTGGCATTTGCCTCCAAGTTTGGAGCCCATGGGAAACACGGGTGGAATATCAGGCCATCGTGGAGCAGGCGTTGAGCAACAAAGAGTTTGAACGCGCCCGGGTGGCCAGCCAGCGTCTGGCCAGCCTGGGCACGGTGAAAGATCCCTATCTGTATTACCTGGCGCTCAGCTTGGAAGGCTTGGGGCGGCGGCAGGAGGCGGCGGACGTCATTGGCCTGCTCGCCCCGCTGTCGCACCCGGTGCTAGGACTCGCGCATCTGCGGGTGGCCCGGGAAATGCTGCAGCAGACCAACATTTCCCCGCAGGTACTTGACAAGGCGATTACCCATCTCCAGCATGCGCTCAGCCTCGATCCGGACTCCCTGGAGGCCAATAATATGCTGGGCAGCATTTATTTGCAGTCCGACCGCTGGGATCTCGCGAAAGGTCACTTGGCAAACGCCGCGGAGAACAGTCCTTTTGCCGCAGTAAAGTACGCCGCCATATTGTTGGACAAAGGCGAAACGGAGACGGCAAAAAGTTGCGCGGTCGGCGCCACCAGACTGTTTGCGAAGAAATTCTCCCAAGAGAAAAGTTTTGACGTCCAACGGGCTTGGGCCATGGCCATGGCGCTGACCGGAGATTTTGAGGGGGCTTTGACCCGTATGCAGTTGGCGATGAACCGCTCTGAGGATGCCACGTATGCCTTGGCAATGGGCGACATCTATTTGCTTTGGACCCAAGCGGTGACACGCTCCCGCCCGGATGACTTTCCGACGGTGATTGACCTGCTGCAAAAAGGCCTCCGTTTTGCGCCTAATAATTCCGGATTATTGAACGTGCTGGTGAAACTCAGCCTGCGGGACGATGTGAAAATCGAGGCGGCCCGCGGCCTGTTGAATAAAATGCTGGCCCAGGGGCGTTCCCCGGACATCCTGCATTTCCTGATCGGCAGCGCGGCGTGGGAAAAGGGCGATGTCGCCTTGTCCAAGGAGCATTTTCAACTGGCGTATCAAGTCTCGTCCAGCTCGGCTTGGGTGGCCAACAACGTGGCTTTCCTGCTGGCCATGGGGGAAAATCCCGATTTGCCGCGGGCGCTTGCCATCATTAACCCGCTGGTGGAAAAATACCCCAACAACTTCCATTTCCGCGACACCCGCGGTCACGTCCAGATAAAAATGGGCCGTTGGCGCGAAGGCATTGCCGACTTGGAAATCACGTTGCCTAAACTGGACAACCCACGGCCATCACACACCGCCCTAGCCCAAGCCTATCGGGCCTTGGGCATGGGTGATTTGGCAAGCGAGCACGAACGGTTGGCACATCCGGTTGGCACGGGCGCAAAAGACGTGGTAACCGGCAAAAACTGA
- a CDS encoding prepilin peptidase encodes MLDFSTWSEVPFHFWTAVLFIFGTIVGSFLNVCIHRLPREESIISPPSHCPHCQYSIPWFLNIPLATWLWLRGKCAHCGAPIAFRYFLVELLTGILFLCAWLAFGREHPGVALVHCLVLAGFMVATFIDFEHFIIPDSITKGGMAVGFVISAVVPALHHVATAKEALEKSAIGIVVGAGVIYLFLRGGKLLFGKRRIKVPAGSTVIFGESSVKLPDQEIPYEEVFYRKTDCIEVQAAQVTLVEKRESVSAAEVSAEKPAVAATTSVPEPVSMENRVTETPASVVAPMTVAPVNPPESASVENSVIVPSPAAVASEGKKQFENVRIRLFLDRLEIDEEVFNPEQVVQLEVVTDQISLPQEAMGLGDVKFMGAIGAFLGWQGAVFSLFFSSIIGSVVSLGLVVMKKRGWSSLIPYGPYIAMAATVWLFWGKEIFALLTRLQ; translated from the coding sequence ATGCTGGATTTTTCAACCTGGTCGGAGGTGCCGTTCCATTTCTGGACGGCGGTGCTGTTTATCTTCGGGACCATCGTGGGCAGTTTTCTCAATGTCTGCATCCACCGGCTGCCGCGCGAGGAAAGCATTATCTCGCCGCCGTCGCATTGTCCGCATTGCCAATACTCCATCCCATGGTTCCTGAACATTCCACTGGCGACCTGGCTCTGGCTGCGGGGAAAATGCGCCCATTGTGGAGCCCCGATTGCCTTCCGGTATTTCCTGGTAGAGTTATTGACGGGCATCCTTTTCCTCTGCGCGTGGCTGGCGTTCGGGCGGGAGCATCCGGGCGTCGCGCTGGTGCATTGCCTGGTCCTGGCGGGGTTCATGGTAGCCACCTTTATTGACTTTGAACATTTCATCATCCCGGATTCCATCACCAAAGGCGGAATGGCGGTTGGGTTTGTGATCTCAGCGGTCGTTCCTGCATTGCATCACGTCGCCACTGCCAAAGAAGCGCTCGAAAAGAGCGCCATCGGCATCGTGGTGGGCGCGGGTGTCATTTATCTTTTTCTGCGGGGAGGGAAGTTATTGTTCGGGAAACGTCGCATCAAAGTCCCTGCGGGTTCCACTGTCATCTTTGGCGAGAGCAGCGTCAAACTGCCCGATCAGGAAATCCCCTACGAAGAAGTGTTCTACCGCAAAACCGATTGCATTGAAGTGCAAGCCGCGCAAGTAACGCTGGTGGAAAAGCGGGAGAGTGTCTCGGCCGCGGAGGTTTCCGCTGAGAAACCTGCGGTGGCCGCCACAACAAGCGTTCCCGAGCCGGTGTCCATGGAGAATCGCGTGACCGAAACTCCCGCCAGCGTAGTTGCGCCGATGACCGTCGCCCCGGTGAATCCGCCGGAATCCGCCTCGGTTGAAAATTCCGTTATTGTACCCTCCCCTGCCGCAGTTGCGTCCGAAGGGAAGAAACAGTTCGAGAATGTCCGCATCCGGCTGTTCCTGGATCGCTTGGAAATTGACGAGGAAGTGTTCAACCCCGAGCAGGTGGTGCAACTGGAAGTCGTCACCGACCAGATTTCCCTGCCGCAAGAAGCGATGGGGCTGGGCGATGTTAAATTCATGGGCGCGATTGGCGCATTTCTCGGCTGGCAGGGCGCGGTGTTCTCACTGTTTTTCAGTTCGATCATCGGCTCGGTCGTCAGCCTGGGTTTGGTGGTCATGAAAAAGCGCGGGTGGTCCAGCCTGATTCCGTATGGGCCGTATATTGCCATGGCCGCCACCGTCTGGCTGTTTTGGGGCAAGGAAATTTTTGCACTCCTCACCCGGCTGCAATAA
- a CDS encoding ThuA domain-containing protein codes for MHKRLIAIAAVALTSFTLSVSAAEAAKPKKINVLILTGDDVSVHPWREVSQGTRDLLQASGKFEVKICEDTGILESTTALKRYDVVYMAMYNAKTPTLSDSAKQNLIEYIKGGKGFVLSHLSSGSFKEWDEFRKLSGRYWVFGKGNSGHGPRSVFKVKIANANHPITQGVQDFETDDELYARMQGDAPITVLATADSDWSKQTEPLAFTVEYGAGRVFHHTFGHDGKALANSNLQKLLQNGTQWAATGKVE; via the coding sequence ATGCATAAACGATTGATCGCGATTGCGGCGGTGGCGCTAACCTCTTTCACCCTGTCCGTTTCGGCGGCGGAAGCGGCCAAGCCGAAGAAAATTAACGTGCTGATCCTGACCGGGGATGATGTGTCGGTACACCCGTGGCGGGAAGTGTCCCAAGGCACGCGTGATTTGTTGCAGGCCTCGGGCAAGTTCGAGGTGAAAATCTGCGAGGACACCGGCATCCTGGAATCCACCACGGCCTTGAAACGCTACGACGTGGTTTATATGGCGATGTACAACGCCAAAACGCCGACGTTGAGCGACAGCGCCAAACAAAACTTGATCGAGTACATCAAGGGGGGCAAAGGTTTCGTGCTGAGCCATCTCTCCAGCGGTTCGTTCAAGGAATGGGATGAGTTTCGGAAGTTGAGCGGGCGTTATTGGGTGTTCGGCAAGGGGAATTCCGGGCACGGCCCGCGCAGTGTGTTCAAGGTCAAGATCGCGAACGCGAACCATCCGATCACGCAGGGCGTGCAGGATTTTGAAACGGATGACGAACTCTATGCGCGGATGCAAGGGGACGCGCCGATCACGGTGCTGGCGACGGCTGATTCGGATTGGAGCAAACAAACGGAGCCGCTGGCGTTCACGGTGGAGTACGGGGCCGGGCGGGTCTTCCATCATACATTTGGGCATGACGGCAAAGCCCTGGCGAATTCCAACCTGCAGAAGTTGTTGCAGAACGGCACGCAATGGGCCGCCACCGGAAAGGTGGAATAA
- a CDS encoding hexose kinase encodes MFLTIGTTPAVQRVMVFRKLTLDAVNRAVTTLDGVAGKAINVAKVLQVLGENPVAAGFYGGPRGEIVRGAMESLGITLEFVHVAAPTRQCITVIDESTGMHTELVEESRAVEPAAYEELFTNIQRHASIRVAIMSGTITPGGPVDFYARCIRWADQIGAMTIVDAQGAVLMEALKARPGLVKPNRQELAATVGYALNTEDQLRAAMRTVAELGAQRVVITAGSAPTMAFDGRNFWKIGSPKITAVNPIGSGDAFTAGCASRLGRGDDLGEACRWGAACGTANALTWMAGEIHPADVTRLAKDVSVECLP; translated from the coding sequence ATGTTTCTCACCATTGGCACCACCCCCGCCGTTCAACGAGTCATGGTTTTCCGAAAGTTGACCCTCGACGCCGTCAATCGCGCCGTGACCACTCTGGATGGAGTCGCGGGCAAAGCGATTAACGTCGCGAAAGTCCTGCAAGTTCTCGGCGAAAACCCCGTGGCGGCGGGCTTCTACGGTGGTCCGCGCGGTGAAATCGTCCGTGGCGCAATGGAATCACTGGGGATCACCCTGGAGTTTGTCCACGTCGCTGCGCCCACCCGGCAATGCATTACGGTGATTGACGAGAGCACCGGAATGCATACGGAGTTGGTCGAGGAAAGCCGCGCGGTCGAACCCGCCGCGTATGAGGAGTTATTTACGAACATTCAGCGCCATGCGAGCATCCGTGTGGCGATTATGTCCGGCACCATTACCCCCGGCGGGCCGGTGGATTTCTACGCGCGCTGCATCCGCTGGGCCGACCAAATCGGAGCGATGACCATTGTGGATGCCCAAGGCGCGGTGCTGATGGAAGCCCTCAAAGCGAGGCCCGGACTGGTCAAACCGAACCGCCAGGAATTGGCCGCCACCGTTGGCTACGCCTTGAACACCGAAGACCAATTGCGCGCAGCCATGCGGACCGTGGCGGAACTCGGCGCACAACGCGTGGTAATCACTGCGGGCAGTGCGCCGACCATGGCTTTCGATGGCCGCAACTTCTGGAAGATTGGCTCGCCAAAAATCACCGCCGTGAATCCGATCGGCTCAGGCGACGCGTTCACCGCCGGATGCGCCTCGCGGCTCGGGCGCGGCGACGATTTGGGCGAAGCTTGCCGCTGGGGCGCCGCCTGCGGTACCGCCAACGCCCTGACCTGGATGGCCGGGGAGATACACCCCGCCGATGTGACCCGCCTGGCCAAAGACGTTTCCGTGGAATGCCTCCCCTGA